In Campylobacter vicugnae, a genomic segment contains:
- the ilvD gene encoding dihydroxy-acid dehydratase → MRSDDIKKGYTRTPHRSLLRATGLRDEDFNKPFIGIANSFIEIIPGHFFLDKYSKILKDEIRKNGCVPFEFNCIGVDDGIAMGHGGMLYSLPSREIIANSVETVMNAHCLDALVCMPNCDKIVPGMLMGALRVNVPTIFISGGPMAAGVGLHGEALDLNSAFEAVGAYETNQIDEKELKHIECNACPGGGSCSGMFTANSMNTLCEAMGIALKGNGTILALTKEREELIRAAARRICQIALDDKYKIRNIINAKSIHNAMVVDMAMGGSSNTILHMLAISREAGTPLDIAKLNDISRSVPHIAKIAPSLQTVHMEDIERAGGLSAVINEIAKFNSNLLNLDALNIEGQTILERIKDADIKDTQVIRTVDNAYSKVGGLAILFGNLAEQGCVIKTAGIVGSRQFSGKAVCFNSQDEAIEGISSGKVGKGDVVVLRYEGPKGGPGMQEMLSPTSLIMGRGLGADVALITDGRFSGATRGLSIGHVSPEAAEGGMIGLLEDGDIIDIDVDNYSINVRLSDEEIENRKAKWQYAGKVINSRWLRQYQKLVTNASNGAILEA, encoded by the coding sequence ATTTATTGGAATAGCAAATAGCTTTATAGAGATTATTCCGGGGCATTTTTTTCTTGATAAATATTCTAAAATTCTAAAAGATGAAATTCGTAAAAATGGATGTGTGCCATTTGAATTTAACTGTATAGGCGTAGATGATGGTATCGCTATGGGTCATGGCGGAATGTTATATTCTCTTCCTAGTCGTGAAATTATAGCAAATTCAGTAGAAACTGTAATGAACGCACACTGCTTAGACGCTTTAGTATGTATGCCAAACTGTGATAAAATCGTCCCAGGTATGTTAATGGGAGCTTTAAGAGTAAATGTACCGACAATATTCATAAGCGGAGGGCCAATGGCTGCAGGTGTAGGACTTCATGGAGAGGCTCTAGATCTTAACTCAGCCTTTGAAGCAGTTGGCGCATATGAGACAAATCAGATAGATGAAAAAGAGTTAAAACATATAGAGTGCAATGCATGTCCAGGTGGCGGTAGCTGTAGTGGAATGTTTACAGCAAACTCTATGAATACTCTATGCGAAGCTATGGGTATAGCGCTAAAAGGAAATGGCACTATATTAGCCCTAACAAAAGAGCGTGAAGAGCTAATAAGAGCCGCAGCTCGTAGAATTTGCCAAATTGCTTTAGATGATAAATATAAAATAAGAAATATAATCAACGCTAAATCAATTCATAATGCAATGGTAGTAGATATGGCAATGGGTGGTAGTTCAAATACTATTCTTCATATGCTAGCTATAAGCCGTGAAGCCGGCACTCCATTAGATATAGCTAAGCTTAATGATATTAGCCGTAGTGTGCCGCATATTGCCAAAATTGCTCCAAGCCTACAAACTGTCCATATGGAAGATATCGAGCGTGCAGGAGGCCTAAGCGCAGTAATTAATGAAATAGCTAAATTTAACAGCAATTTGCTAAATTTAGACGCTTTAAATATAGAAGGTCAAACCATTTTAGAAAGAATCAAAGATGCAGATATAAAAGACACTCAAGTGATTAGAACCGTAGATAATGCTTACTCAAAAGTTGGCGGTTTAGCAATTTTATTTGGTAATTTAGCTGAGCAAGGCTGTGTTATAAAAACTGCTGGAATAGTAGGCTCAAGACAATTTAGCGGTAAGGCAGTATGCTTTAACTCTCAAGATGAAGCCATAGAAGGAATTAGTAGTGGTAAAGTGGGCAAAGGTGATGTAGTAGTACTTCGCTATGAAGGGCCAAAAGGCGGTCCAGGAATGCAAGAGATGCTAAGCCCAACTAGCCTTATAATGGGGCGTGGTCTTGGTGCTGATGTAGCGCTTATTACTGATGGACGCTTTAGCGGCGCAACAAGAGGTCTAAGTATCGGCCATGTAAGCCCAGAAGCTGCTGAAGGCGGTATGATAGGACTACTAGAAGATGGCGATATAATCGATATCGATGTAGATAATTATAGTATCAATGTTCGCTTAAGCGATGAAGAGATAGAAAATAGAAAAGCTAAATGGCAATATGCTGGTAAAGTAATAAATAGCAGATGGCTAAGACAATACCAAAAACTAGTAACCAATGCTAGCAATGGCGCAATTTTAGAAGCGTAA
- a CDS encoding capsule biosynthesis protein produces MNKRAMILRSIKDIKKHKERLNRLDSFKTVLYIMVAVIFYYAFIAADRYVSEVSLSVKSTDGSSPIALSGIESLVGIPSSSTEDIRYLQEYIKSLDMLKKLDEKINLRELYQKQKLDLFFRLYSSDSQESYLNYYRDRIHTLFDESTGLLNVAVEGFSPEDAQSISVAILEESERFINEISHNIAREQLNFAQGELENAKQKYKEAKNELLAFQNQYGIFDPQSLVQTKAGFITEIELQISKKETELNAMRSYLNENAPEIIALKAELKAHKEQLEKERRKVASNASKDRLNDVVAQFEALYLNLSFAEDVYKTAITAVETTRIEIGRKAKQLVVIQSPHKPESAAYPNKIYNIITIFIILSLIFGIVRLVRAIIDEHRY; encoded by the coding sequence TTGAATAAAAGAGCTATGATCTTAAGATCAATTAAAGATATAAAAAAGCATAAAGAACGCCTAAATAGGCTCGATAGTTTTAAGACTGTGTTATATATAATGGTTGCAGTGATATTTTATTATGCATTTATTGCTGCTGATAGATATGTAAGTGAAGTATCGCTTAGTGTTAAATCTACTGATGGCAGCTCTCCAATAGCGCTTAGCGGGATAGAGAGCTTAGTTGGAATTCCATCTAGTTCTACTGAAGATATTAGATATTTGCAAGAGTATATAAAATCTCTTGATATGCTCAAAAAACTAGATGAAAAGATAAATTTAAGAGAGCTTTATCAAAAACAAAAGTTAGATCTTTTTTTTCGTCTATATTCATCTGATAGTCAAGAGAGTTATTTAAATTATTATAGAGATAGAATTCACACGCTATTTGATGAATCTACAGGGCTTTTAAATGTTGCAGTAGAAGGCTTTAGTCCTGAGGATGCGCAGAGTATATCAGTAGCTATTTTAGAAGAGAGTGAAAGATTTATTAATGAAATTTCACACAATATCGCCAGAGAACAATTAAACTTTGCCCAAGGCGAGTTAGAAAATGCTAAACAAAAATATAAAGAGGCCAAAAATGAGCTTTTAGCATTTCAAAATCAGTATGGAATTTTTGATCCACAAAGTTTAGTGCAAACAAAAGCTGGATTTATCACTGAGATTGAGCTTCAAATCTCTAAAAAAGAGACCGAACTAAATGCTATGAGAAGTTATTTAAATGAAAATGCACCTGAGATTATAGCATTAAAAGCTGAGTTAAAAGCCCATAAAGAACAACTAGAAAAAGAGAGGCGTAAGGTCGCTTCTAATGCTTCAAAAGATCGTCTTAATGATGTTGTAGCACAGTTTGAGGCGTTGTATTTAAATTTAAGTTTTGCTGAAGATGTTTATAAAACTGCAATAACTGCAGTAGAGACTACCAGAATTGAGATAGGTAGAAAGGCTAAGCAGCTAGTAGTAATCCAAAGTCCGCATAAGCCTGAGAGCGCTGCGTATCCTAATAAGATTTATAATATTATTACAATTTTTATTATTTTATCTTTGATTTTTGGTATTGTTAGGCTAGTTCGTGCCATTATTGATGAACATAGGTATTGA
- a CDS encoding ABC transporter ATP-binding protein gives MIKLDNLTKFYPLSNGDKHFVFREFTFTFPDDCSIGLIGRNGAGKSTLMRLLSGADIPNAGKVITDKKISWPVGLAGGFQQSLSARDNVKFVARVYGYKGEALEEKVRYIEEFAEIGKYFDEPMNTYSSGMRSRIGFGLSMAFDFDYYLIDEAGAVGDAKFKKKSDAIYKEKLSNSKVIMVSHNMAEIKQWCDKVILVNSGMTTVYDDVDEGIEMYKRICN, from the coding sequence ATGATAAAATTAGATAATTTAACCAAATTTTATCCATTAAGTAATGGGGATAAACACTTTGTTTTTCGTGAGTTTACCTTTACCTTTCCAGATGATTGTAGTATTGGATTAATAGGTAGAAATGGTGCTGGTAAATCTACTCTTATGCGATTATTAAGCGGTGCTGATATTCCAAATGCTGGCAAAGTCATCACTGATAAAAAAATATCATGGCCAGTTGGTTTAGCTGGCGGATTTCAACAATCTCTTTCAGCTAGAGATAATGTTAAGTTTGTAGCTAGAGTTTATGGTTATAAGGGCGAAGCATTAGAAGAAAAGGTTCGTTATATTGAAGAATTTGCTGAGATTGGTAAATATTTTGATGAACCGATGAATACCTACTCATCAGGTATGCGCTCACGCATAGGATTTGGCCTTAGTATGGCATTTGATTTTGACTATTATTTAATAGATGAGGCTGGAGCAGTTGGTGATGCTAAATTTAAGAAAAAAAGCGATGCTATATATAAAGAAAAACTAAGCAATTCTAAGGTTATAATGGTATCGCACAATATGGCTGAGATAAAGCAGTGGTGCGATAAGGTAATCTTAGTAAATAGCGGAATGACTACAGTTTATGACGATGTAGATGAAGGAATTGAAATGTATAAAAGGATATGCAATTGA
- a CDS encoding capsule polysaccharide transporter KpsM: protein MLNVIRALFFRELKTRFGKNRHLGYFWVIGEPLMQILVITTLVTLIREHISNLIVPGQTPVFMFLACGIIPFFMFRNIVNQLMGGIAGNLSLFFYKPVRPIHVFLARTLLEFYIYSAIFLSVMILVRWFIGYDVLPRDFLAMFGCVGLMMLSGFSIGMIFAIITHFVEPLKTFLNYITAALYILSCVIFPIWIIPNDILKYLLYNPMLHICESLKYYYFDSYPLADGINLIYPVAFNIVMLFIGFWFYYYKRRELVASRP from the coding sequence GTGCTAAATGTTATAAGGGCGCTGTTTTTTAGAGAGTTAAAGACTAGATTTGGTAAAAATAGACATCTAGGCTACTTTTGGGTGATTGGCGAACCTTTGATGCAAATTCTTGTGATTACAACTTTGGTAACTTTGATTCGTGAGCATATTAGCAATTTAATAGTTCCTGGTCAAACGCCAGTATTTATGTTTTTGGCGTGTGGAATAATTCCTTTTTTTATGTTTAGAAATATTGTAAATCAACTTATGGGCGGGATAGCTGGAAATTTATCCCTATTTTTTTATAAGCCAGTTCGCCCTATTCATGTTTTTTTAGCTAGAACTCTACTTGAGTTTTATATATATTCAGCAATATTTTTGAGTGTTATGATTTTAGTAAGATGGTTTATAGGTTATGATGTATTGCCACGAGATTTTCTAGCGATGTTTGGATGCGTGGGGCTTATGATGTTATCTGGATTTAGCATTGGTATGATTTTTGCCATTATAACTCACTTTGTAGAGCCTTTAAAAACATTTTTAAATTATATTACTGCGGCCTTATATATTTTATCTTGCGTTATTTTTCCTATATGGATCATTCCAAATGATATTCTTAAATATCTCCTTTATAATCCTATGCTTCACATATGTGAAAGTCTAAAGTATTACTACTTTGATAGTTATCCGCTAGCTGATGGGATAAATTTAATATATCCAGTTGCATTTAATATTGTTATGCTATTTATAGGATTTTGGTTTTATTACTATAAACGCAGAGAATTAGTAGCGAGTAGGCCATGA
- a CDS encoding capsule biosynthesis protein, with amino-acid sequence MRLEDRIGNIKGKNILLLQGPMGDFFNKLDNICTKKGAFVMRIGFNAGDAYFSKTKSYFPYKSTPKQWPKFIKKFYEVNNIDIVFLFGDCRFYHKKAIEIAKGMGIDLYVFEEGYLRPGFITMEYYGVNHHSRMPRIREFYDEYESKIEPFTAKSNSTYGVMAWWASQYYLISNIFYFLYPNYIHHRDFSSIKEGFYGICNLFRKIKYKFSEKGLNDKFEGELSGKYYFVPIQTHDDFQVRTHSRFKTMESFIEYIIASFSRYAPKDTILVFKHHPMDRGKKNYSSYIKYLSKIYKIENRTMAIFDVHLPTVIKNSKAVVLINSTVGLNALHYGKPIICLGKSMYDIDGLTTKDIGLDNFWNIQKPVDKQLYSKFRSYLIDHTQVIGSYYLRDGIEFK; translated from the coding sequence ATGAGATTAGAAGATAGAATTGGTAATATAAAAGGCAAAAATATCCTTCTTTTGCAAGGGCCAATGGGGGATTTTTTTAATAAGCTTGATAATATCTGCACAAAAAAGGGTGCTTTTGTTATGCGAATTGGATTTAATGCAGGTGATGCATATTTTTCAAAAACCAAAAGCTACTTTCCATATAAAAGCACGCCAAAGCAGTGGCCTAAATTTATCAAAAAATTCTATGAAGTTAATAATATTGATATTGTATTTTTATTTGGAGATTGTAGATTTTATCATAAAAAAGCCATTGAGATTGCAAAGGGTATGGGGATTGATCTTTATGTATTTGAAGAGGGATATCTGCGTCCAGGATTTATCACTATGGAGTATTATGGAGTAAATCACCACTCTAGAATGCCTAGAATAAGGGAATTTTATGATGAGTATGAATCTAAAATTGAGCCATTTACTGCTAAATCAAATTCTACCTATGGAGTGATGGCTTGGTGGGCGTCTCAGTACTATTTAATATCTAATATTTTTTATTTTTTATACCCTAACTATATTCATCATCGTGATTTTTCATCTATAAAAGAGGGTTTTTATGGAATTTGTAATCTGTTTAGAAAGATCAAATATAAATTTAGCGAAAAAGGGCTTAATGATAAATTTGAAGGTGAACTAAGTGGTAAATACTACTTTGTTCCAATTCAAACTCATGATGATTTTCAAGTGCGAACACACTCTAGATTTAAGACAATGGAGAGTTTTATTGAGTATATTATTGCTTCATTTTCTAGATATGCGCCTAAAGATACAATCTTGGTGTTTAAGCACCATCCAATGGATCGTGGCAAAAAAAACTATAGCTCATATATTAAATATCTATCTAAAATATATAAAATTGAAAACCGTACAATGGCTATATTTGATGTGCATCTACCTACGGTTATTAAAAACTCAAAAGCAGTAGTTTTAATAAATAGCACAGTTGGGCTAAATGCTTTGCATTATGGCAAACCTATTATATGTCTTGGTAAATCTATGTATGATATAGATGGGCTTACTACCAAAGATATAGGATTGGATAATTTTTGGAATATTCAAAAGCCAGTAGATAAGCAACTTTATAGCAAATTTAGATCATATCTAATAGACCATACGCAAGTTATTGGGAGCTATTATTTGCGTGATGGGATTGAATTTAAATGA